The DNA window ccaaaacttcataaatggttgatcttttgaaaaaagttcctttgtaagatgttgttttattttgcaagatctacaactttcatgttggaagttttttgagttgtgtaggtgaaattttgagttctcaccatgccttcaaaaaaccctaattcccgacttttcgctccttgatgaatttctttgaatttctttggtcaaatgactttgacatccatatattgatgatattgatctttgaaagtcatttttttgaccaaaaaccttaaaagtcaatgatgatccttcacagttgactttttcctaacaaagtgaatttttgggcttttgtgtagaaacaagatcttttcctcaaatgaatgatgtaaatggattatattgaggtagtagagattcttgaatcatgtcttgagttttggattcatgccctgattaaaagtcaactatcttggtgaattaggtcaaaaaccctaattgtcgaccagaggacaatgattactgtagactttgaactgagatgtaatgtccagtggatcttgtcatatgagttatttgaagatgattgatgtctttgaatggttccctggggctttttagggtttcccaaaagtgatccctgattttagtccttgataggctcaaaaccctagtctggtgacctgagtaaacctgtactcatatgactggatgtctaatcaatcatagatgagaaaagtgaagtttttgagcctcatgattgtattagggactaatccttgtattgattgatcctttgcctgagctttcttgtctttgagcatcctcgattggataccagatggagaagtgactgctctgggaacttgtcttgacctgatgaaaaatcctgaagatatgccatctcaggggggtcaaaaattagggtatgacacacaccagcagagctgatacattacaaATTTCTAATtatcctctcctacaaataatcatcaattacctctactcatcttccttcaagatgttccaacttaattaccagtcaagtcttaatttcaagtcacctttgATTCGGAAAACagcaactccaacaacgcttgcactgttgccagcAACAGCCTACTGGACCAATCatcctacaactgaaacataaccgagaagtgaagcttctcccccacttgtttcaaaccaacttccgcaacaaacaaccaagtaccgacagtgattcactcacatgtcacgtaccaagggataatatgccaacagtattcaactgtcgtgcaactcaactgactcgacaattggccggacggaccgacctgctctgataccactattgtaacacccttctaaaccccgcggaaattaataaaataattcagagtaaaacatgaaaacaagggtgccacaattcaatttaaaacaattatcataaatcgattgtcatgcttcacttagggacaaaatcatcaatttaacaaaatcatgtttctacacaacggaacattaatcaacaaatacgcataacatcatctatgcaatatctcacaaaattaatccgataacagcaaaatagagtatcatcataaactctaaactagcgttcccccagtgttacaatatcagagcatgacaccgacgctatacttaaacaaactggcctaggagctatcctcaccaaagccaaagccgctactcgccaatctgaaaatgtcaacagtaagggtgagtctcattcaaattaacaaatgttattgaatcataaataataacacagcatagttacatcattcacccaattgtttcataaacagacattcagacaaatttcatcatcacaaaataatcaaccaacacatcatcaatatttataacactggaatacatccaatcatattataaaagtcatgcatatgaatgcaactgacactatgcatgtggtaccaacatcatcaaatggggataacccatgaccgatccaacatcatcaagatacggccctgccagcacagattccacacaatgggaatcatgcccttcactgatccaacacacccttatggatacagcatcatcaatgaatatgaatgaatgcaaacatacatgaacatacttataccatcgtcaagtctaatgagtaacatcttcaaatactcatttcatcatcatcatcatcatcatcatcatcatcatcatcaacatcatcatcatcatcaagtatgtttatatatattagcatcattcaaatacaatcaatcatcatcatcatcattaaagaacatacatgtgtccacatcaatcatcatcatcaataaggaagaacatacatgtatccacatcgttttaaaatcatcatcaaacaattctcaacaaatcatcacatcataatgtttttcaaaacaacatcttatattgtcacatttcatcatatatgtcaacaatacgtcatccatccaacaaacaagatattcacatcatactcacatcatcacaagactatctcataagcttcatcataccaacaacaaatcatcacatgaatcatgttttaaatatagcttgtatcgttacagcttatcatatatatccacaacacatcatacatcaaaacaagcaaatgaagataaaataaattcaataggCTGTTCATTTcattattataacacaaagaatatttcataagcttcatcctgctcgaaacggcacttaaaacaggccaacggttcgaaagttatgcctctttaaactttccaaaattactagcagcacgcggcgccacacaatgttcgcgacgcgctgccaggaaacgacgccttcgcggcgccaacaagggacgcggcgcgaactgagtgaaataattttccttaagctttctgccaagcagttcacggtgccaacacatggacgcggcgcgaactggcgatttcacagattctCAATCGCAAAATGACGACATACGAacctgaatcccaaattcctcaacctcgaccaaatcgattcaagtcgatcaaacaccacaaaacagccacacaacatatatcatacacacatataacatatattatgcatcatcaaacatcatacagcaccaattcattggatttcatcgaaatagataattatcaacaaaaatCCCAAAACCCAAACTCTATCAttcgactcaattgacatgaaataatatacctatatcagtcctattatctataacccgataatagatgttaatcggaagagtccccccttaccttagccaagaatctggactttttcccttcttctccatcaaacccgtaagccctttttcctcaaattcagcaagaatctcccatcttcaaactcgcCTTTCTCCCTCATCAAAAGTCTCCCTGAcatgaattaatatatcaaatcgaaggaaattttgtgtagaatccgaatcttcgagaatgacctgatttggagttacgagcaggaagttatgacccattttgtgagggctgcatcatgaatacgaaaatctcttttctccatgagctctctccctcttcctcttaggttttcttcttctaatttccaatttccttatttttttcttattttatgaaaatagattataatttagtaaaaggcctactaacatagcacctccctctttactaacaccacactttggcccaatagcctatctcataattctttccaaataatttcacaaaataccaaataattctaaataataatttaaattccgattaaattaaatttagaaaatatggggtgctaCATGTATCATAATTCCTAGCTCGTAGGAATCTTTGTTTGCTTATCCTTAGCATGTAGGACTCTCTTTAATAACAATTCTAAAACTTGTCTAAGTTTCCCTAAGTTTGTCGTAATTCCAGAAACTAAGGTTCACCTTTCAATTCGTGTAGGATATCCTTATGTCCATGTTTATCCTATGCCCGCGGTGCATTGCATTTATATTTACATATATACATCGGTATGTGAAAATATTTGTGTTATTTGTTTATATGGAATTCTTAGGGGAATAAGAAATAAACGAAATCCCACGTTAATAAGACATAAACAAAAATTTAGCATATTCttatgcattcatgcatccacatATGCATCTCATGCAAAACAACTCATTTCTTTCACATCCTACCCAGTTAAATTATCTGATAAGGAAAATTGACTTCCCAACCTCCATATCAAGAGGAACCCATTGAAAAGCAGATAATGGAACAATTCGAGCAAAAGCAAGCAGTCTTTCAAGAAGAATTGGAACAGTTGAAAGGAAACATTGATTCAATGAAGGGAGATGTGAGTAAGGTCTTGTTTTCTTTGAAGAACATTGTAGCAAAACAAGGAGAGACTCCCACGGTAGCTTTTGAAGATGTATCCCAGACTATTGGTACATCTAAGGATCATCAACCAGGTCTTACTGATGGTTTTGTTCCACCTCCTCCAAAGGTAGGGGCATCCCACATTCTGCAGATCCCGGTCGACAATCCTCTCGACTCAGATAATTATATGGACTTACAATATGGAGAACTTGATTTGGAGGACATGGTCCAAATACCTCAACAAAAGGCGCTTCACACGAAGGCTGTTAGAAATCTAAAGGCGTTCAATCAATTTAAAGCACTTGAAGAAAGACTAAAGGTTGTGGAGGGTTATGATACTTTCGATGTTGATGCTCTAGGAATGTGTTTGGTCCCAGATGTAGTGATTCCCCCCAAATTCAAGGTAcctgactttgagaaatacaagggtctCACATGTCCTAAGAACCATGTCCGTATGTTCTGCAGGAAAATGACCGCTTATGCCCATGATGAAAAGTTGATGATCCATTGTTTTCAAGATAGCCTGAGTGGGGCATCTCTAGAGTGGTATATACACCTAGAGAGAATGCATGTCCGATCATGGGTAGATCTTGCTCAAGCCTTCctaaagcaatacaagtacaacttggataTGGCTCCTAACCGCATGCAACTTCAAAACTTGTCTCAAAAGAGAGACGAGCCTTTCAAAAAATAcacccaacgatggagagaaatgGCAGCCCGTGTACAACCATCGCTTCTTGAAAGAGAATTGGTAGACATATTCATGAGTACTTTACAAGGACTATATTATGAAAAGATGGTAGGCAACATCTCTTCAGGGTTCTCCGATTTGGTAATAATTGGGGAACGAATTGAAAATGGTTTAAGGAGTGgcaagatacaaggggcatccaCTACTTCTTTTAACTCAGGAAACCTTACTTCTAACTTTACAAACAAGGAAGAAGGGGAAACCAATGTCTTTGCAATTCAACAACAAACTCGGCAACCATGGGTGATTCCTCAACAACAAGTACAACAACATCCCTATGTGCCTCGCCAAAAAAGACCAAGAAAAGTGCATGACCCTATCCCTATGTCTCATAGTCAATTGCTCTCTCACTTACTCCAGAACTCTTTGGTTGAGTTAAGGCATCTTGGGCTTCCTCCTTTTCCTTATCCTCCGAGATATGATCCCAATGCACATTGTGAATttcattctggggcacctggccatacAATTGAAGGTTGTGATGCATTCAAAGGGAAAGTTCGAGACCTCGTTGACTCAGGGGCAATCACTTTCACTTTAGACGGTCTGCGCATAAATTGAAGATCCCTCACTCAAATGGATTACAAGACTGCAAAGAGAAACcgctgaagcaataagtccatacggagccAAGCCTCCTTAGCATTGACAGACTTTAGTTTCTTTTTCTGCATGCTTAATTGTAATCTTTCTTGCTCGATTCAGTACTATTTATATGCAAAAATTGTATGTTTGAATAAAAATAATGGTGCATttaatatgtttgtcttgatctATTCGTTTTTCACGCATAAAGTTTTCTTTACTGTTTGGTGTTCAACTCTTATTAATGTAAAGCAAAATAACTTTGGAGCaagtataaaaaaaaatgtaatatcTAAAATCACaaacagtatgcttttgaataaaaccctgctgatgatgtacaggcattatttcaaatcctaaacagtggagaaataaggaagttaatccgtAGTTAACCCCCTCGAACCAGAAGTTGGATTTTGCTTCTATATACTAAAAAACCTTAATTTTAACCAAGGGcggggtagatttcaattaattcaatggtgcatTCTATACTCAGGAGAATTAGTCAATCTAAGCAAAAGTTCAAGCTCATCTTTTCCTtgcattcatcaaagattgaggaaaCAATGAAGATAAAGCTTGCAACATCTCCTTCTTCAGTATATCATTCAAGATCAATGAAGAAATAAAGATGAAGCTTACAacaatcaacatggcagtcacaaatgTTCAAAAatcgaaaaataaaaagaaacaaaaaaattaaaaaaatcctgctaagtcaagtaaaaatcaaaagaaatttgaCTTAGGcgaaatttagggcatcccgatggaccgcaaattcaaaagaattggtccATGCAAAAAAAATAAGGgattgaaaacaaaaaaaattgtagaacaatcttgtgactgccgtctcaaaatcatcaaagcttctcaTCTTATCAATGTTGTTCGTGGACGCTTGGATTTTATCAATGTTATTCATTGACGCTTGGATCTTTATCAATGCTTACTATCACCATCACGACTATGAAAATTTTCTTGCAGACTGAATGCATCCGTTGGGTTAAACGaatttaggattggagaacatcaaggagaatggGGTGGGTTTATAAAAAAATTCGAGCCTTATatcatctacttttaatataataaagtacaatACATATGAAATTCTTTCAATATCCCTCTAATCTTTcaatttgagggtgataatcGGGGACACAACGGTAATTGGATCtcctttaatattttaattaaaaatatatattccttAATCATTGCATACCCTTTCAATTGTCCATTTTATTTTCCATCATTAATACTAACGTGAGGAAAGGTATTGGAATTGTGCAAATCTTCTTGGTTACAGCAAAACCAATTCAACACTTTTTCAATTTTTACACGTTTCTTCATTCCAATACACACATTTTTCATCTCTTtccctctccctctctctctctctctcagacAAAACTTAacccttctttctttctttctttctttcttccattTTCACTCCTCTCTCTTTTTCCTTCAAACCCTTGAACCACCGCCTGTTTACGGCCACCACACATCCGCCAACACTGTCACTCCGCTGCGCGGGACCAAACAACAACCACCACTTTCAGATTATACGCGATTATTTCTCTTTTCCTTTCACTCTATTGATTTCAGGGTTTGTGCTTCTAATCCTCATTGTTTTGATTTTCGATTTTAGGTTTTGCCATCAAAAAACATGTCTTATTGCTTATTTCTGACCACTGTGAATCGTATCCCTTACAAGCTTATTATAAGGTATGTTTCTATCATGGTTTGTAACGACTTGATTTCGTTTTTACATTTTGCATCATTTTTTGTTCATTTTTGTTGTTTCTCTGTGTGATGTAGAGTATTTGAAAGAAGAAAACACTCAGATCCTGCAACAACAAACAAATTACATGAGTTTCAATTTTTCAATCTCTTCTTATTGTTGATTTAAGGGTATCTCATCACATACCTTACTGATTTTTcaatttcttattatttatttttatttttctatttcattatttaATTGTTCTTCCATTTTTGTAGTTGTCTTTGGCTCTACTGTGAAATTTCTCCATCTTTGGCTCTACAAATTTAGTTTGTGAAAATATTATAGATGTATGCTTGAAAATTGATATGAAGAGAAAGCAAATTAAAAGATATCTCATTCATGTTTTTTAACTTCATAGATTGCAATCATGGTGTTTGGAACAAACTTCATAGGTAAAGCAAACTGGAAGCCCTTACTTTCGGTAAAGCCTTTCCATCATTGGTGTTTATTTGTCTTAAATATCTTAACCACTTTTGTATTTGTCTAAAAACTTCATCTAACTTGGCTACACAAGAAGGTCCCTATGTGACATATATTGGCATCCCTTAAAGTAATGACATAATACATGAATGAAcaagaagtgattttggatatGGCTTCACTACaaactttttgatttttttccttACCTTTTCTTTTCCAGGTCAACAAAATGATGCAAACACTCTAACATTTTCTCAATATGATGCAATTGTTGCTGAACCTGAACAAGAACCAAAATCATATGGAAACTCACCACTTCCCTTAGCTGTagatagaacaagaagaaaagatccTTTAGATGGCTTCATTGTATACACTAATGAATGGAATATAAGTGACCACCATTATTGTGTTGTAAGTAACTTCATTCAACCCttactctttttgttcttttttagtttCATGTTTTGTAGTATGAACATAGTTAGGTTTTTTTAAAGTGATTTTGGTTTTCTTCACTCAAACTTGAACTTTTTTATATTTGGTCTTATGTTGAACAAACTTGAACTCTttgaaacttcaattaagttcTTTCTCCATTCATTTGTTCATAAATATTGAAATATCTAAGTCCTTCTAATTTACTTTAGCATAGTTAATCTTAACCTTTTTGGACCCTCACTAACACACCTCAATTTGAATATTTATATATCATACttcaactaatatatatatgtttgtgCCAACCATCTATAAGTTTTGATTTTCAATACTCCTACCTCATTCCGTTGTCAAACTAAAAAATGTTATATTTGCAGTTCTTTTTGGCACTGAGTTGAATTACATGAGCTGAACTTAAGAATATTTGCAGTTCTTTTTGCCACATTTAGTAAAtcctttcaaatcttttcaaagtatttttatatatttaaatgatTATGGAGACCAGaattttaattcaaattcaaaaattttgATTCAGAATGTTTTTTATATGTTACTTTATTGATTGTGTTTTGAGTTTGTTTTATTGGTTTTTGTTGAAGGGGATTTGAAGAAAATGTTGTCAGGACCAATTGGATTACATAATCAAGATCAAAAGTTGTTTTACAAAGACAAATAAAGAGATTCAAAGGCTTTTTTTGACATAGTTGGTGTAAAGAGATTCCAATTAAATTAAGCTTGATGCGACTATTGACAATATATTTACCACTTGAAGGACATCTTGCAGAATGTAGTTTGTTGCTGTTAGTTAAATCCTTTCCCTTTATCAAAGTACACAAATATTTGGAAAAGTAAGCTGAAGATGGTTtaactatattaaaaataatatatgcgGTTGGTTTACACTATAAACTATGTTAAAAATGTATTTCGTTTAATGTATTTAACAACTGCAGTTGAGATACTTTCATTTCATGCAACTTTCTACTTCAAAAGAATGTTGCTTTTTATTGTTCAAACGTGAAATATTAAACTAATTTACTTAGCAACACTTTAAAATTGCtctttctttttaaataaaataagaaattgcTTCTTCTTAGCCAAGATATCAACAACCAATTATTTGGTCACCCTTTCTCTTAGCATCAACATACACTTTTATTTGTGATTAAGTTTCATAAAACTTTTAATACCACTACAATAGGAAGGAAAATTATAGTAATAagctaaaattaaaacaatagttatatatatatatatatatatatatatatatatatatatatatatatatatatatatatatatatatatatatatatatatatttatatattaatccgTCCAATTTGAGTTTAACTACATAAACTTACTTTTGATTCTATAtattatagaaataaaaaattgtatttcttataaaaaatcaaaacatataCGTTTTTTTCTTATCCGTGTGTATAAGCAATCTTCATTTCCCGTGCTTTCACTATTTTTCTTCtacttcattattttttatttcaattttcaactcCATCTTTTCTCCACAATCAATTCATTGTAACCTGtacttaattattttatagtAATTTAAATTAACTTATGATTTTTTATAGGATCACTATAAATAATGGTTAATTGGATTTATCATtctctttaatatttttttttataaatgatgttttatcaaaatttatatcattaaaataatattttatgatcATTATGGATTTATATCATTAAATCATTGATCACAAAAAATTTATATCATTAATTTATACCATTAAAATATGTCATACGATCACTTTGAATTTGGTAGTATATTTATcaacattcattttttattattctgtTTATCTCataaaaaatgtcatattttgTATCATACAGTTCATCTGTAAATGAGCACCTTTTGTTGGTTGGATTTATCAGAAAAGtagttttgcttttatttttattgtactaaaaaatattaatactttttattttttaagaaggttttagtattattttgtgccttttatatttatttattgtttcatTCCATATATGGTAACCTTTCAACTATCCATTTTTTTCCATCATTATTACACGCCAAAAACTTTTTTTGGAATTGTGCAATCTTCTTTGGAATACTGCAAAACCTCTTCCACGCTTCTTCTATATAATTATAACTATACATGATGTGATATCTAAtggtttattaaaaaatattacaatgcAGACATCTAAATTGTGTTCATATGATAGATGTTTTTTTAatcttattataaaaaaatttaaatttaaataaattacttttttataattatatatatatatatatatatatatatatatatatttctaaaatttaaGAGATTCAAAAAATTTTAAGATTATAAAATCGTATCATTTGAATCATTAAAAATGTGTAAAATcagattaaataataataaatgttctAAATTTTTCTaccaatttatttttaaaattgaaaaaatcaaatgaatcaataataaatctccatataaatatataaaaaaatttatgtgtGTTTATATTAAGGGATAATAGTGCATATTTTAAAACCGTATTCttaattctaaaataattatCTTATTTGTGAAAGTATCTCTTCACATTTGAATTGGTCCCTTAAACTGACTTATcccataatttatattttaaaataattcatttaacaatattattattttttataagataATGAATTAATTATTGAATATTTACTGTCATGATGTTTTGCCCAATTTATTATCTCAAAATACTCCTTTTGTAGTCTAATTTGTTAATATCTTTCGTTTTTAATTGTCCAATCTTGGgtaataatgataaaattaaattgcataagaaaataggttgcaataaATTCTTCTTTTTTCATTGCAAGTTATTCCACCCAGCCATTATCTATAGTAATGATGGCTATTCATAATAATGATGGCCTATAGCATGCATGTGTCACTAGCGTGTAGTAAACTTTTCATACAATGTTTAACTCTTGGTTTTTCTTCCCATTAAATAAAActatttctttgtttattttattttatataaaaaacttcTCTAAATATAATTTGAGTTGAGTATGTGGGGTAAACCGCCCTGTTTAACTCGGTCCACGTAAATCCATAAATTAATCGAATTTAGCTTTATTTATCTGCAATTATTAACATTTTCTAagtagaaatttaaaaaataggagaaatttgcatATAACGCAACACAAAATATTTATTCTACTTCTCTAACTATAATTGGTTAATTATGATAAAATGTTAACATTTATACTAAAGAAATTgctactaatatttatttttttataataaaaaacatgataaaattatGATTGATAAATACATAAATTTCTTATGCAAAACATACATTTTCGACGGGCTGAAACTTCTTATAAAATTACAtttatgagacaattatgattgatgaatacacaatttcttatatttatttattatttataacattgtgctatccgtgcgaacgcacgggtagatacTACTCAGGATAGATTTATACGATATTGTATGATGCATGCGAACGCACGGATAAAtgactaatttattttttatttttttactaaagtATATAACTCTAagtagattaaattaatatttatatgacaattataatttcaaatgttttttcactttaatttgcgtatcttttatatatatttattaacaatcgttatatatttatttattgcttCATTAATCTAAACTACTAACAATAACACTATATAATTATACTAAATATagttttatgtataaatattatttatttttttatgttattttttaaaatatatataatatattaattataattaaagatactattaaagtataataaaagatattataaacttccattatcaaaaaaatgttagcaattttttatgataaaatttaacatttatactaaaaaaattgctattaatatattttttttacaaaaataatatgatgcaattatgatgtataaATACATAGATTTCTTATGAAAAACATACCTTTTTCGATTGACAGAAACTATTTGTAAAATTACAtttaacatgagacaattatgattgatgaatacataatttcttatataaaaaaattgtaattctttttgtattttatatacatttttaaccatcactattatattaatttactatttataatgacattgtatgaaccgtgtgaacgcacgggtaaatgatttcttaattattttctttatttttctactcaaatatacatttttcgacgggacaaagctacttaatgtgtatatattttatttacatttttaaccatcattatattatatttatttacaactgTGATAGATAAATgcttaattatttcctttattttttatatgtacatattaacctataactgatatttttggaaaaataaatctattaaatatattgaaatttttatttaaaataagtaaaaagatttcaaatgcttataataagataggggtatgagtgacaataaacaaaatttggacaaaaaagtttggtacctgttaccaaatcaaataaatataatcacatatattatatttatttattatttataatattgtgcaatacgtgcgaacgcacgggtagatgactactcacGATAGATTATAGCTATATTGTATAAtgtgtgcgaacgcacgggtagatgagtacttaattattttatttattttttctactaaactatatatttctaactagattaaattaatatttatttgacaattataatttcaattgttttttatttttaatttgtgtatcttttatatatatatatatatatatat is part of the Vicia villosa cultivar HV-30 ecotype Madison, WI linkage group LG2, Vvil1.0, whole genome shotgun sequence genome and encodes:
- the LOC131648485 gene encoding uncharacterized protein LOC131648485, which translates into the protein MEQFEQKQAVFQEELEQLKGNIDSMKGDVSKVLFSLKNIVAKQGETPTVAFEDVSQTIGTSKDHQPGLTDGFVPPPPKVGASHILQIPVDNPLDSDNYMDLQYGELDLEDMVQIPQQKALHTKAVRNLKAFNQFKALEERLKVVEGYDTFDVDALGMCLVPDVVIPPKFKVPDFEKYKGLTCPKNHVRMFCRKMTAYAHDEKLMIHCFQDSLSGASLEWYIHLERMHVRSWVDLAQAFLKQYKYNLDMAPNRMQLQNLSQKRDEPFKKYTQRWREMAARVQPSLLERELVDIFMSTLQGLYYEKMVGNISSGFSDLVIIGERIENGLRSGKIQGASTTSFNSGNLTSNFTNKEEGETNVFAIQQQTRQPWVIPQQQVQQHPYVPRQKRPRKVHDPIPMSHSQLLSHLLQNSLVELRHLGLPPFPYPPRYDPNAHCEFHSGAPGHTIEGCDAFKGKVRDLVDSGAITFTLDGLRIN